The following proteins are co-located in the Myroides profundi genome:
- a CDS encoding RagB/SusD family nutrient uptake outer membrane protein has protein sequence MRKLFYTCCFITVLLAFTSCDDMVEIDLPTDQLNTDNVFIDKRSALSALSNLFINLRESSIYSGNPQGLGTLLSLYTDDLQDLSNSPISDNFLLYNNILDPTRSILANTWSNSYAHIYAINAFIQGVELSSGITNEDKDVLINEAYILRALYYQNLTLLFGDIPYTTTTDYNANTFIKKTSYTDVLKKIEEDLLKVTETISDNYRSNDKYYPNKAVVEILLAKNYLLQKKYTLAETLSRKILSNAQYSLESDLNKVFKKNAKSTLWQLSNSSPTASTYEARNYTILINSWPYRLHPNLLEAFSDDDLRKKNWIKSFLATGDLFAYKYKNIPPTNTDECSVLFRLEEAYFILIESLIYQNNETEAIVYLNIIRQRAGLPALNNTLSKQQVLTAMLEESRKEFFTEHGRRFFDLKRNNMLSILKTIKPNWQDKHALLPYPEKELLINPNLNPQNEY, from the coding sequence ATGAGAAAACTATTTTATACATGCTGTTTCATAACAGTACTACTAGCTTTTACATCATGTGATGATATGGTGGAAATTGACCTTCCAACAGATCAATTAAACACTGATAATGTATTTATCGACAAAAGAAGTGCTCTTTCTGCATTATCAAATCTCTTTATCAATCTTAGAGAGTCCTCAATCTATAGTGGTAATCCTCAAGGCTTAGGAACACTCCTAAGTTTATATACTGATGATCTACAAGATCTAAGTAATTCACCTATATCAGACAATTTTCTACTATATAATAACATTTTAGATCCTACTAGAAGTATTCTTGCTAATACTTGGAGTAACTCATATGCACATATATACGCAATTAATGCTTTTATTCAAGGAGTTGAGCTTTCCTCTGGAATTACTAATGAAGATAAAGATGTCTTGATTAATGAAGCTTACATATTAAGAGCCTTGTATTACCAAAATTTAACACTGTTATTTGGAGATATACCCTACACCACCACAACCGATTATAATGCTAATACTTTTATAAAAAAAACATCATACACTGATGTATTAAAAAAGATTGAAGAAGATCTACTAAAAGTTACAGAAACTATTTCAGATAACTATAGGTCAAATGATAAATATTATCCTAATAAAGCAGTAGTAGAAATACTTCTTGCTAAAAATTATTTGCTTCAGAAAAAGTATACTCTAGCAGAAACATTATCACGAAAAATTCTAAGTAATGCGCAATATTCTTTAGAATCAGATTTGAATAAAGTATTTAAAAAAAATGCAAAGAGTACTCTTTGGCAATTATCCAATAGTTCTCCCACTGCCTCTACTTATGAAGCAAGGAACTATACTATTTTAATTAATAGTTGGCCTTATAGATTACATCCTAACTTATTAGAAGCATTTAGTGATGATGACTTAAGAAAAAAGAATTGGATCAAATCATTTCTAGCAACTGGTGATCTATTTGCTTATAAATACAAAAACATCCCTCCTACCAATACTGATGAATGTTCTGTGTTATTTAGATTAGAAGAAGCTTATTTTATTTTAATAGAAAGTCTTATTTATCAAAATAATGAAACAGAAGCTATAGTATATCTAAATATAATAAGACAAAGAGCTGGATTACCTGCATTAAACAATACACTTAGTAAACAGCAAGTGCTTACTGCAATGCTTGAAGAGAGTAGAAAAGAATTTTTTACAGAGCATGGTAGAAGATTTTTTGACCTAAAAAGGAACAATATGTTATCTATTTTGAAAACGATTAAACCTAATTGGCAAGATAAACATGCATTGTTACCTTATCCTGAAAAAGAACTACTTATTAATCCTAATTTAAATCCACAAAATGAGTACTAA
- a CDS encoding helix-turn-helix domain-containing protein produces the protein MNIDRIEFLLWMERIMTRFDHLSEHIKELPIKTQTIDGEELLDSQDVMALFKISPRSLQRYRSDGKLPYYTISGKLYYKRSDVNQFIRECFKHPVRKK, from the coding sequence ATGAATATAGATCGCATAGAATTCCTTTTATGGATGGAGCGTATTATGACACGCTTCGATCATTTATCAGAACATATAAAAGAGCTCCCTATAAAAACTCAAACTATAGATGGAGAAGAGCTTTTAGACAGTCAAGATGTAATGGCACTTTTTAAAATAAGCCCTCGCTCACTGCAACGTTACCGCTCAGATGGTAAGCTTCCTTATTATACAATTAGTGGTAAGCTTTACTACAAACGTTCTGATGTCAATCAGTTTATCAGAGAATGTTTTAAACATCCTGTACGCAAGAAGTAA
- a CDS encoding SusC/RagA family TonB-linked outer membrane protein gives MKTQFLTNTGYGVVLLLSSLTIYPTYAVSKDSLFHLDYQKRTISGTVSDNSGVLIGAIVQVKGTDVATTTDSSGKYSLNASSGDILVISYIGYKTKEIVITANLIYNINLLQDEDVLSEVVINAGYYSVKDREKTGSIARVTAKDIELQPVINPLQAIQGRMAGVNITQNTGVPGGGFDIQIRGRNSLRGYKNNAINGNAPLYVIDGVVIPNSNLVNTTISSDILPMSDANILNSINPSDIESIEILKDADATAIYGSRGANGVILITTKKNKSDKLSFSISSSTSFSKVASKMKLLNTDQFNKMRDDAFLNDGITTYPASALDMNGTWDRNRYTDWQKELIGGTAQSQNIQLGVSGGSETTHFSASASQGTQTTVFPTDKGYKRNTFLFNVNHSSKDGKFQLNSSTNYSLQSNNLIATDLTYNTLTLAPNAPNLYNSDGTLNWTFSGDTNPVSSMQETYHNDNNNLILNLNLSYEILKRTYLKLSAGYTKTNSDEKRLTPHTIYNPSKKYTSENSSSTNSIRDNKTYIVEPQLNYLATIGHKVNLNALVGLTYQESETSALHLTGSNFQSNDFISNISAAKTKNIIQTANIQYKYVALFARLNLMYDNKYILNITARRDGSSRFGDNHKFGNFGAIGAAWVFSKENFLKDSSWLSFGKLRTSYGTSGSDNIGDYQYLDTYKLNPNKYDEITGLTPSRLYNPNFSWEKTKKLETALELALFNDKIQIDIAWFRNTSSNQLVGVPLPGTTGFSSIQDNLPATVENKGWELTLNSTNIRNNNFSWTTSFNISFPKNTLLSFPNLEGSTYANQFVVGKSTNLRRLYNFEAIDPLTGLYQFTDYNNDGKITAAFDKENIQEIKTQYHGGIQNTLNYKNFNLDFLFQFVKQTNFNHNYNLVTPGALGNQPIEILNSWSLTNPNSQYGQLTTGLNSSINNGITNFKSSNMAIGDASYIRLKNISLTYTLRIPKIKVESLRLYIQGQNLWTITNYFGLDPEFTVVGYLPPLKTYAFGVQLTF, from the coding sequence ATGAAAACTCAATTTTTAACCAATACTGGTTATGGGGTAGTTTTGCTTTTAAGTAGCCTTACTATATACCCTACTTATGCCGTATCTAAAGATAGTCTATTTCATTTAGATTACCAAAAAAGAACAATCTCTGGAACTGTGAGTGATAACTCAGGAGTACTTATTGGAGCGATTGTTCAAGTAAAAGGAACCGATGTAGCTACAACTACAGATTCAAGCGGAAAATACTCTTTAAATGCTTCTAGTGGGGATATCTTAGTTATCTCATATATCGGATATAAAACTAAAGAGATTGTTATTACAGCTAACTTAATTTATAACATTAATCTTTTGCAAGATGAAGACGTGCTATCAGAGGTAGTAATTAACGCAGGTTATTACTCAGTAAAAGACCGTGAAAAAACAGGAAGTATTGCTCGCGTGACTGCAAAAGATATAGAACTACAACCTGTTATTAATCCACTTCAAGCTATTCAAGGAAGAATGGCAGGGGTAAATATTACTCAGAACACTGGAGTCCCTGGTGGAGGTTTTGACATACAGATACGAGGTAGAAATAGCCTTCGTGGTTACAAAAACAATGCTATTAATGGAAATGCTCCACTTTATGTTATTGATGGAGTTGTCATTCCAAATAGCAATTTGGTAAATACGACAATCTCAAGTGATATACTTCCAATGAGTGATGCTAATATATTAAACTCTATTAATCCTTCAGATATAGAGAGTATAGAAATATTAAAAGATGCTGATGCAACAGCTATATATGGTTCTCGTGGTGCTAATGGAGTTATACTTATAACAACTAAAAAAAACAAATCTGACAAACTGTCTTTCTCAATCTCCTCTTCTACATCTTTTAGCAAAGTAGCTAGTAAAATGAAACTTTTAAATACAGATCAATTTAATAAAATGAGAGATGATGCTTTCCTAAATGATGGTATTACAACCTACCCAGCATCTGCCTTAGATATGAATGGTACTTGGGATAGAAATAGATATACAGATTGGCAAAAAGAACTTATTGGTGGTACTGCTCAAAGTCAAAACATACAATTAGGTGTTAGTGGAGGAAGTGAAACAACTCATTTTTCAGCCTCAGCTAGCCAAGGCACACAAACAACAGTATTTCCAACAGACAAAGGTTATAAAAGAAATACATTTTTATTTAATGTAAATCACAGTAGTAAAGATGGAAAGTTTCAATTAAACTCATCAACTAATTATTCATTGCAAAGCAATAATCTAATTGCAACAGATTTAACTTATAATACACTTACTCTTGCACCTAATGCACCTAATTTATACAACTCTGATGGAACTTTAAACTGGACGTTTTCGGGAGACACAAATCCTGTATCATCAATGCAAGAGACATATCATAACGATAATAACAATTTAATATTAAACTTGAATTTAAGTTATGAAATACTTAAAAGAACTTACTTAAAGTTAAGTGCAGGTTATACCAAAACAAATTCAGATGAAAAAAGGTTGACCCCACATACTATCTATAATCCAAGTAAAAAATATACCTCTGAAAACTCTAGTTCTACAAACAGCATTAGAGATAACAAAACTTATATAGTAGAGCCCCAATTAAATTATCTCGCAACCATAGGACACAAAGTAAATTTAAATGCTCTAGTTGGACTAACCTATCAAGAAAGCGAAACTAGTGCTTTGCATTTAACAGGTTCCAATTTTCAGAGTAATGATTTTATATCCAATATCTCAGCTGCTAAAACCAAGAATATTATCCAAACTGCTAATATACAATATAAATATGTGGCTCTATTTGCTCGCTTAAACTTAATGTATGATAATAAATACATTCTTAATATTACAGCACGTAGAGATGGATCCTCTCGTTTTGGAGATAATCATAAGTTTGGAAACTTTGGGGCAATTGGGGCTGCTTGGGTATTTTCGAAAGAAAACTTCCTTAAAGATTCTTCATGGCTTAGTTTTGGAAAACTTAGAACAAGTTATGGAACTTCAGGTAGTGATAATATAGGAGATTACCAATATTTAGATACCTATAAACTAAATCCAAATAAATATGATGAGATTACAGGTTTAACTCCTTCAAGATTATATAATCCAAATTTTAGCTGGGAGAAAACTAAGAAACTAGAAACAGCATTAGAACTTGCTCTATTTAATGATAAAATACAAATTGATATAGCTTGGTTTCGAAATACATCTTCCAATCAATTAGTAGGTGTCCCTCTTCCTGGCACAACTGGATTTTCATCTATACAAGACAATCTACCTGCTACTGTCGAAAACAAAGGCTGGGAACTTACTTTAAACTCTACAAATATTAGAAATAACAATTTTAGTTGGACAACAAGCTTCAATATATCATTCCCTAAAAACACATTACTTTCTTTCCCTAATCTTGAAGGCTCTACCTATGCTAATCAATTTGTAGTTGGAAAAAGTACTAATCTAAGAAGGCTTTACAATTTTGAAGCAATAGATCCTCTTACAGGTTTATATCAATTCACAGACTATAATAATGACGGTAAAATCACTGCTGCTTTTGATAAAGAAAATATTCAAGAGATCAAAACTCAATATCATGGAGGGATTCAAAACACATTAAATTATAAAAACTTCAATCTAGACTTTTTATTTCAGTTTGTAAAGCAGACCAACTTTAATCACAATTACAACCTAGTTACTCCAGGGGCACTTGGAAATCAACCAATAGAAATACTCAATAGCTGGTCTTTAACTAATCCAAACAGTCAATATGGTCAGCTTACAACAGGATTAAACTCTTCAATAAACAACGGAATCACAAACTTTAAGAGTAGTAATATGGCAATTGGAGATGCTTCTTATATAAGATTAAAGAATATATCATTGACTTATACTCTAAGAATTCCAAAAATAAAAGTAGAATCATTACGCCTTTATATTCAGGGGCAAAACTTATGGACTATAACCAATTATTTTGGTCTAGATCCTGAATTTACTGTCGTTGGTTATTTACCTCCTCTAAAAACTTATGCCTTTGGTGTTCAATTAACCTTTTAA
- a CDS encoding alpha/beta hydrolase family protein, whose product MSTKLNQFLSFCFLILICLSVKGQIITDSILYSELSNQLLSNDGKWATIRKHYNFDIKNDTTFIVNTNGKVLLKEKTIAQYKLFSNDLLITYNSSSNSIIIFDPNVSKRQLISNVSDPIYINNHSLILYLDIKTNKYNLVKITKDSYKLIWSQDKKLIQYLKVSDNQEVLFAQKNSLDNTLEIINLQNFDKTINHSISYPIKHVFWDKKYPIAFISPNIVSQNNYPFITFLNYKNNFVQKQILDKDSHFTSLEALNETSFKIKKRYLIGEKSYNPKELEIWSTNDLSLNHKKNISNSTKLYGQETQIYNYSTANLNQLKVLKDYETIKLNSNTLLLYNPNQYHDYTNSWNAKPRDFILYDIDTQKTHTIVKALANPSNTTSISPLGGYFVYYQNDSINFYNVQTKQVENSFKYEEPNAKTRVFREKIKYWSDDEKFFFFNSNSNLLKYNTLTKKLEIIKENKSKSVKYSILNKVITNTNNNSDIHSITIQDYSNLLIASFDVEKSTFSLIKLNKNQERIIIDKTKNHISRVIYSKDFKTITYALENHNMPKDIYVYKDGTTKLLLENGMPQSLFNWKKQKTITYKDRFNNSLKGILYYPKDFNTNKKYPMITHIYELQNHLGNRFTYPTFLNNDGYNTSLLQENNYFVFLPDILDTNQGTGLSALHCVEESIKTVLQEEKSIDKENLGLFGFSHGGYETNFIITQTDLFKAAVSGSGNVDLIRSYFSYNENFISPFFFQFENGQYKMPKTFKEDKELYIKNSPIMYVDKIKTPLLTFTGKQDENIHWGQSRELFIGMLRYNIPHIALFYKNEGHGLIKKVNQIDITKRTMSWFNYFLKDENSTSTNWIINNTYFDKERILSH is encoded by the coding sequence ATGAGTACTAAACTAAATCAATTTCTTTCTTTTTGCTTTTTGATTTTAATCTGTTTGTCTGTAAAAGGACAAATAATAACAGATAGTATCTTATATAGCGAGTTAAGTAATCAACTCCTCTCTAATGATGGAAAATGGGCAACTATTAGAAAACATTATAATTTTGATATTAAAAATGATACTACTTTTATTGTAAACACAAATGGAAAGGTACTTCTAAAGGAAAAAACTATAGCTCAGTATAAGCTTTTCAGTAATGACTTACTAATAACTTATAATAGTTCATCAAATAGTATTATTATTTTTGATCCTAATGTATCAAAAAGGCAACTTATTAGTAATGTGTCAGATCCAATTTACATAAACAACCATTCTTTAATTTTATACTTAGACATTAAGACAAACAAATACAACTTAGTCAAAATTACAAAGGATAGCTATAAACTAATCTGGAGTCAAGACAAAAAGTTGATACAATACCTTAAAGTTAGTGATAACCAAGAAGTTCTTTTTGCTCAGAAAAACAGCCTAGACAACACTCTAGAAATTATAAATCTACAGAACTTCGATAAAACAATCAATCACAGTATTTCTTATCCCATTAAACATGTTTTTTGGGATAAGAAATATCCTATTGCATTTATTAGCCCCAATATCGTTTCACAAAACAACTACCCTTTTATTACTTTTTTAAACTATAAAAACAACTTTGTTCAGAAACAAATATTAGATAAGGACTCTCATTTCACATCCTTAGAAGCTCTGAATGAAACTAGTTTTAAAATTAAAAAACGATATCTTATTGGTGAAAAATCTTATAATCCTAAAGAATTAGAAATTTGGAGTACGAATGACCTTTCTTTAAATCATAAGAAAAACATCAGTAATTCAACTAAACTATATGGACAAGAAACTCAAATCTATAATTACTCTACTGCAAATCTTAATCAGTTAAAGGTATTAAAGGATTATGAAACAATTAAACTAAACAGTAATACTTTACTACTCTATAACCCTAACCAATATCATGATTATACAAATTCTTGGAATGCAAAGCCAAGAGACTTTATACTTTATGATATAGACACGCAAAAAACACATACAATCGTCAAAGCCTTAGCTAATCCCTCAAATACTACAAGTATTTCTCCATTGGGAGGTTATTTTGTATACTACCAAAATGACTCTATAAACTTCTACAACGTGCAGACAAAACAAGTAGAAAATTCTTTTAAATATGAAGAGCCTAATGCAAAAACAAGAGTTTTTAGAGAAAAAATAAAATACTGGTCTGATGATGAAAAATTTTTCTTCTTTAACTCAAATTCTAATCTACTAAAATACAACACTCTAACAAAGAAATTAGAAATTATAAAAGAAAATAAATCTAAGTCAGTTAAGTATAGTATCTTAAATAAGGTAATCACTAATACAAACAATAATAGTGATATACATTCTATAACAATTCAAGATTACTCCAACTTACTAATTGCATCATTTGATGTTGAAAAGTCTACCTTTTCTCTTATTAAACTTAATAAAAACCAAGAGAGAATAATTATAGATAAAACAAAAAATCACATCTCTAGAGTTATATATAGTAAAGACTTTAAAACAATAACATATGCTTTAGAAAATCACAATATGCCTAAAGACATTTATGTGTATAAAGACGGTACAACTAAACTGCTATTAGAAAACGGTATGCCTCAAAGCTTATTTAATTGGAAAAAGCAAAAAACAATTACTTACAAAGATAGATTCAATAATAGTTTAAAAGGTATTTTATACTATCCTAAAGATTTTAATACTAATAAAAAGTACCCTATGATTACTCATATTTATGAATTACAAAACCATTTAGGAAACAGATTTACTTATCCTACGTTTCTTAATAACGATGGATACAATACTAGCTTACTACAAGAAAACAACTACTTCGTTTTTCTTCCTGATATTTTAGATACCAATCAAGGTACAGGGCTTTCTGCATTGCATTGTGTAGAAGAAAGTATAAAAACAGTATTACAAGAAGAAAAATCAATTGATAAAGAGAATCTTGGTTTGTTTGGGTTTTCACATGGAGGGTATGAAACAAATTTTATTATTACCCAAACAGATCTTTTTAAAGCTGCTGTTAGTGGTTCTGGGAATGTAGATTTAATTCGATCTTACTTTTCTTACAATGAAAATTTCATTTCTCCTTTTTTCTTTCAGTTTGAAAATGGTCAATACAAAATGCCTAAGACCTTTAAAGAAGATAAAGAGCTCTATATTAAAAATTCTCCTATTATGTATGTTGACAAAATCAAAACACCATTACTTACATTTACAGGAAAACAAGATGAAAATATCCACTGGGGACAATCAAGAGAGCTTTTTATTGGAATGCTTCGTTACAATATCCCTCATATTGCTTTGTTCTATAAAAATGAAGGACATGGTTTGATAAAAAAAGTTAATCAAATAGATATTACAAAACGAACAATGAGTTGGTTTAATTATTTTCTAAAAGATGAAAACTCCACAAGTACTAACTGGATTATAAATAATACCTATTTCGACAAAGAAAGAATATTATCACACTAA
- a CDS encoding helix-turn-helix transcriptional regulator yields MKKYTETEVKIINVHIGLKLRLARLKKNLSQQDLSLLVASESVTIGRLERGEHFSNWALIFKLANTLNVTFIDLFQLKDREVLINLKNECFTLETKLNENKRRFYAKYEDRINALYCVE; encoded by the coding sequence ATGAAAAAATATACTGAGACAGAAGTTAAGATTATTAATGTTCATATAGGTTTAAAATTAAGATTGGCTAGACTCAAAAAGAATCTTTCCCAACAAGATTTGAGCCTATTAGTGGCAAGTGAGAGTGTTACTATTGGTAGATTAGAAAGAGGAGAGCATTTTAGTAATTGGGCTCTTATTTTTAAACTTGCCAATACTTTAAATGTGACTTTTATTGATTTATTTCAGCTAAAGGATCGAGAAGTTTTGATCAACTTGAAAAATGAGTGCTTTACTTTAGAGACTAAGCTAAATGAAAATAAAAGAAGGTTTTATGCTAAATATGAAGATAGAATAAATGCTCTGTATTGCGTTGAGTAA
- a CDS encoding DUF6520 family protein yields MKRFLKSAGLPIGVFALAIGSAFATNAMKNNALTVPAYQQIDSKGVTCTPRIASCDINGSEACTWEEAPSLQHNLYGMEFDEELNQTVCTLRLYKTE; encoded by the coding sequence ATGAAAAGATTTTTAAAATCAGCAGGATTGCCAATCGGTGTATTTGCTCTTGCTATCGGAAGCGCGTTTGCAACAAATGCAATGAAAAATAATGCTTTAACAGTTCCTGCATATCAGCAGATAGATTCTAAAGGAGTTACTTGTACTCCAAGAATAGCCTCTTGTGATATTAATGGCTCTGAGGCTTGTACTTGGGAAGAAGCTCCAAGTTTACAACACAATCTATATGGGATGGAGTTTGATGAGGAGTTAAATCAGACTGTTTGTACCTTAAGGTTATATAAAACAGAATAG
- a CDS encoding DUF3945 domain-containing protein, with product MSTETTQRQVEHDVLLVNDKTKNKIQVVKGLDKDGKLETVPATKKNQNQFLKVDRNGDFFSNFFSNFFSQLKNPTQFTFFRVPELLTIKMANQMQKELNQTGPTHELFLKHEITEIGNEPKKENKVAEPTKEEGQYNSNKFDIKDIDWDSLSRLGLSKEKLQEMDLLEPLLQGYKTKDLVAVNLDLGSAVFSLDARLSLQKNEEGKVVMALEGVKKYPNLNVPLYGHEFSKQDKHNLLKTGNMGRVVDLVHPTTKEMIPSVVSVDRLTNNLVVTRVEKMQLPQEVKGIVLSEEQLQTLKEGKPLLVEGMTSAKGNLFNAEIQFNAAKGHIEFLFDNTNKQSQNNSQNQSQLSDDLKTFRGKELTKKQQSDLLEGKPIYIKDLIDKRGNPYQGYVTYNKETKKADFSFQNPNKEQQSKAQSQSEKQADEPKKSKGRKM from the coding sequence ATGAGTACAGAAACCACACAAAGACAAGTAGAGCACGATGTGCTTCTTGTGAATGACAAAACAAAAAACAAGATTCAGGTAGTAAAGGGACTGGATAAAGATGGTAAACTTGAAACAGTTCCAGCTACTAAAAAGAATCAAAATCAATTTTTAAAGGTTGATCGTAACGGAGATTTCTTTTCCAACTTCTTCTCTAATTTTTTCAGCCAACTTAAAAACCCAACGCAGTTTACTTTTTTTAGAGTTCCGGAGCTATTGACTATTAAGATGGCTAATCAAATGCAAAAAGAACTCAATCAAACAGGACCAACTCACGAGCTGTTTTTAAAACATGAGATAACAGAAATTGGTAACGAGCCAAAGAAAGAAAATAAAGTAGCTGAACCAACAAAAGAAGAGGGACAGTATAATTCTAACAAGTTCGATATTAAAGATATTGATTGGGATTCATTATCAAGACTTGGGCTTTCAAAAGAAAAGCTTCAAGAAATGGATCTGTTAGAACCACTCTTGCAAGGTTATAAAACCAAGGATTTAGTAGCTGTAAATTTAGATTTAGGTTCTGCCGTGTTTTCTTTGGATGCAAGACTGTCTTTGCAAAAAAACGAAGAAGGTAAAGTGGTTATGGCTCTTGAAGGAGTAAAGAAGTATCCCAATTTAAATGTACCTCTTTATGGACATGAGTTTTCCAAACAAGACAAACACAATCTTTTAAAAACAGGGAATATGGGTAGGGTAGTGGATCTTGTTCATCCAACAACTAAAGAAATGATCCCTTCGGTTGTAAGCGTGGATAGACTAACTAATAACCTTGTAGTTACAAGAGTTGAAAAGATGCAATTACCACAAGAGGTAAAAGGTATTGTTTTAAGTGAAGAACAGCTTCAAACTTTAAAAGAAGGAAAGCCACTACTTGTGGAAGGAATGACCTCGGCTAAAGGAAATCTATTTAATGCAGAGATTCAGTTTAACGCAGCTAAAGGACATATTGAATTTTTGTTTGACAATACCAATAAGCAGAGTCAGAATAACTCGCAAAATCAATCTCAACTTTCAGATGATTTAAAAACCTTTAGAGGTAAAGAACTTACTAAAAAACAGCAAAGCGATTTACTGGAAGGTAAACCAATTTACATCAAAGATTTGATAGATAAACGAGGTAATCCTTATCAAGGGTATGTGACGTATAACAAAGAAACTAAGAAAGCTGACTTTTCTTTTCAAAATCCAAACAAAGAACAGCAGTCAAAAGCTCAATCGCAGTCAGAAAAACAAGCGGATGAGCCAAAGAAAAGCAAAGGACGTAAAATGTAA